CCTTGTTATGGCCCATGGCAGGAGCAACTGAATATATCACTTTGCCACTGAGCCACTCCGCTTTTGAAGGTACAGAAGGAACATTCTCCGAGCTCAAACAAAAAGTGAAACTCCCATGTTTTCTCGAACAATGTTTCCTTTCATATGTCACATAGTTCTCCATGTATACATTCTTGCTATTAAAAGCATAGAAGTGATGCTTATTCCACCAAATTATGCGACTCCTGAACCCCGAGAATACATAGCCTACAGGACCAAATGGGACGGTGAAGAAGACATAAAAACAATATCCCATAAACAAGATCCCAATGCATGCATGTTCAGTAGCTAAGAACTAGAAAAAAAATGCATTGCATAAAATGTCACACAAAAGGCCAACAGGATCAAATCTATACATCATCACAAACATGAGACAAACAAATAGGATAACCCGAACAAAGGGACCTCGTATTGCAGCTTATTCTTcaaaaatcctcaaaattcaACCATTGAAAATCACAAAATCTATCATGCTGAGATACACCACACCAAAAAAATTGCGCTTTACATAGTATCACTAAACTCACAACGATTTGATATGAACGAATTCAACCCATTAACAGGTAATCCAAGCTCAAAATTATTAGAGAAGGATGAAACTTATAAATTACCAGCACAAGATGAAGGCGTGGAGAATAAGCGAAGCTCCATTCAGATTTTTGAACGCCACATACTGAATCAACCGAAGATAGTTTCTCCAGTTGTTGGACCGTCAGACTTGAGAGCCTGAAGCATATTTGGGCCGTCAGACTTGAGAGCTTGAAGCATATTTGGGCCATTTCTATTGAGGGCTTTATCCTGTTTTGGGCTGAATCTAGGACCAATAGTTTATGTGGCCCGTATTAGTTGATCAATTAAAAAAACATAATCATAGGCTTAAACTAATTCATAGTCATAATCACGTATTAAAGATATCTTTATGAACTAGCGGGTTGGGCCTTCAGACTTGATATTAAAGCTTGTTTTGGGCTAAATCCAGGCCCATGATAATGTGGCCCGTATGAATTAATCCGTTCATGAGCTTATAAAACGAATTCATCATGCTGTAATATCTTTTGTTTGGTAAAAAATTGTCCcgagtgaaaaaaaaaacacttcaTTCAAAAATAGTGGCGACTATATGTTTTGGGATTGTTCTCATAAAACATATGtttgttattaattttttatttaaataaaagaaataGACTAGATCTCTTGagtcttgtgagacggtttcacgaatctttatctgtgagacggatcaaacCTActaatattcataataaaaaataatactcttagcataaaaaataatattttttcatggatcacccaaataagagatttgtctcaaaAAATACGACCAATaaaaccgtctcatacaagtttttgcgaAAAAAGTATTTATTTTATCGTTTGATAGTTTTATGCTATATTGTGTAAATGAGTATCTATATTAAAtccataatatattattatcacTATGATTTTAGTATATAAGAATTTTATATACAagatacttttttttttgaaggaaTATACAAGAagatacttttttttttgaaggaaTATACAAGATACTTAAAATCATagataatatcaatattatattattaagtgtgagatTCATAGAGTAATTATCTTAAAAgacactaaaatatttaattttcgggttttataATTATCATTATTACCTTACTAAAAAACTCTTCAAGACACACCATATTTTAcatagaaatttttttaaacaaaacttcaattttaaatcgaacaactcTTCTAAACTGAAAATAATTTCGTGTTAATTGTttagtattatttgatcaaattaaaaataataattacgcATGCAACACTTGTGTATGTTGTACTAGTATTTAAAAAGACTAAATGATTAAAatatggatatttaattgatatatttaTTACAGTCTGCTGAAACTACAAATACGACAGTTTTACTTATATTATGTGACAGACACATACATTTCGAGATTCATTGATATATTTAGCTAGGAATATGATTTACTTTTGGGTTTCTCTACAATTAATAGATATTTTATAATtcttattaaatatattttcagaataaataataattttgaaataaatgTCATAAACCAAAAAAAAAGTTTTATTATCAAATCAATTTTCCCACAAAAAAATAGAGTGGCATGAAGTCATGAACTAACAGAATACTCCCCTACAGGAATCTAATACAGAATTAATGAAAATCTTGGCTGATGAATCTCAATTTTTTTGTGCAACCCTTCTCTCAAACTGCATCAAAGCCAAGAATTTCAAGCTGGGGAGAGCTCTACACTCGTACCTAATCAAAACTGGTTTAATTCTTGATACATTTTTCGCCAACCGCCTTATAGACTTGTATGCCAAATGCAGCTCGATAGATTTGGCCCATAAATTGTTCGATAATCTTGCTTATAAGAATGCGCACTCGTGGAATACTATGATCTTTGCCTACAGTCAGATGGGCTGTTTTCGAAATGCCCGCCAGCTGCTTCATGAAATGCCTGAACCAAATCTTGTGAGTTATAATTCTATGATTTCGGGTTTATCTAGAAGTAGGTGTTATAAGGAAGCAATTGATTTGTTTAAGGGAATGCAAAGATGTGGAAGGAATGTAATTTTGATGGATGAGTTTACGGTTGTTGGTTTGGCAAACGCATGTGCTAACTTGGCTGAGTTGGGGCTTCTGCGCCAGGTACACGGTATTGCTTTTGTGATGGATTTGGATTTCAATGTGGTCGTTTCAAATGCTTTGATTGATGCTTATGGGAAATGTGGTGAAGTTGAGAGTTCTTATTCGATTTTTAGTCGAATGGAAGAGAAAGATGTTGTTTCTTGGAATTCGATGGTGGTTGCTTGTGCCAGTGCATCTAGAATGGTAGATGCTTGTCAAATTTTCGATCAAATTCCGGTTAAGAATGTGGTTTCTTGGACCACTTTGATCATGGAATTGGTACGAAACGGGGAGGGAGAAAAATCTGTgtcatttttcaagaaaatgaagGATGAAGGCGTAGTTCCTAATGATGTTACATATGTCAGTGTTTTAGGTGCTTGTGCTGATTTAGCTCTTATTGAAAGAGGGAAGCAAATACATTGCCGTATCGTTAGAATCAGAAGTAGTACGATCTTTGATAACGTTTTTTTGATCAATGCACTAATTGACATGTATTGTAAGTGTGGTGATATGATATCTTCACTGAGGTTGTTTGACAGACCATTTAATAAGGACATTGTTACGTGGAATACGATAATAACTGGTCTCGCTCAAAACGGTCATGGGGAGGCGTCTATTTCCATCTTTGAGATGATGATAAAAGCAAATGTTAGACCAAATCATCTGACATTCATGGCAGTTTTATCAGCTTGTAGCCACTCAGGTCTAGAATCTATGGGTGTTCAAGTTCTTGAAATGATGGAAAGAGATTTTAACCTTACTCCACACTTAGAACATTATTCAATTTTGGTTGATTTGCTCGGAAGAAAGAATAGGCTCAAAGAAGCAGTAGAGGTGATTGAGAAAGCTCCGAATGGTGCTGATCATATTGGAATGTGGGGTTCTCTACTAAGTTCTTGTCGTGTCCATGGAAACATGGAACTTGCCACAAAGGCAGCAGAATCTTTATTCAATCTAGAGCCTGAGAATACCGGAAGATATGTGATGCTTTCCAATATTTATGCTACAGCTGGGAAGTGGAATGATTCTGGTCGAATTAGAAAATTCATGGGCGAAAAGGATCTCAAGAAAGAAGCCGGGTTTAGCTGGATAGAGATAAAGAATGCAAGACAAAACTTTGTGGCTGAAGACAGGTTCAACTCTGACATGGTAGAAATAC
This is a stretch of genomic DNA from Primulina eburnea isolate SZY01 chromosome 11, ASM2296580v1, whole genome shotgun sequence. It encodes these proteins:
- the LOC140804619 gene encoding pentatricopeptide repeat-containing protein At2g21090-like, with the translated sequence MKILADESQFFCATLLSNCIKAKNFKLGRALHSYLIKTGLILDTFFANRLIDLYAKCSSIDLAHKLFDNLAYKNAHSWNTMIFAYSQMGCFRNARQLLHEMPEPNLVSYNSMISGLSRSRCYKEAIDLFKGMQRCGRNVILMDEFTVVGLANACANLAELGLLRQVHGIAFVMDLDFNVVVSNALIDAYGKCGEVESSYSIFSRMEEKDVVSWNSMVVACASASRMVDACQIFDQIPVKNVVSWTTLIMELVRNGEGEKSVSFFKKMKDEGVVPNDVTYVSVLGACADLALIERGKQIHCRIVRIRSSTIFDNVFLINALIDMYCKCGDMISSLRLFDRPFNKDIVTWNTIITGLAQNGHGEASISIFEMMIKANVRPNHLTFMAVLSACSHSGLESMGVQVLEMMERDFNLTPHLEHYSILVDLLGRKNRLKEAVEVIEKAPNGADHIGMWGSLLSSCRVHGNMELATKAAESLFNLEPENTGRYVMLSNIYATAGKWNDSGRIRKFMGEKDLKKEAGFSWIEIKNARQNFVAEDRFNSDMVEIQELLLSLVDQMKNSGYMHIEIPVSLELNGVPRSYLT